The Nitrospira sp. sequence GGGGCGCAGGCCGGTCAGGTGTTGTTGACGCGATTCGTGCAACAGCCCGGTGACCCTGAAACGAACGAGGTCGTACTCGGCGGGAGTGCGCTGCTGCTTTCTCCTGAGGAAGGCCGAACGTTGTACGACGCTGTCTGCGCATTGCGTCGCCAACGGGAAATCAATGCCGGGTCTTTCGAGCTCGGCGACTGGCATGAGTTTGCCAAGCGATTCGGATATGAGTTGCTCTGGGTCTATTCGCAGATGCGTCTGCGAGCGCTCTACCAGGTCGTGGCCGGAATCCGGTACTGTCATCCCGATGGGCAGCCGTATCTCTATTCGTTTGCGCTCTACGAGCATCGGGAATTCAAATTTCTTCGTGAGACCTTGGCCGGAATGAGTGGTCTGGATCCTGATCCGGCGACTGTTCACACATCAGGCGGATCGGGCGCACGCATGCGGTGGGTGCAACATGGATCGGTTGAGGCGGGCAATCCGGCGGTCGTCACTCGTCTCACGTTGACGTCTACTCAACTGTGGGTGGAAACCGACTCGCGTGAACGGCTGGATACTCTGAAGCACCAGTTGGCGTCGGCCTTAGGTTTTTCGCTCCATTTCCTGGGAGAAGCGACCGTCCCTCCGCCACACCTGTTGAGTGAGGAAGAACTCGATGCCGAACAGCCGGTACGAGTCATCGTGACTCAGGAGCAGGATGCGACGTTGTTGCAAGCGTTTTTGGAGACCGCCTATCTGGATTGGACCGATCGGGAAGCGCCGGTGCTGGGGGGCAAAACGCCGCGCCATGCCGCCACGACGCAGGACGGACGTGAACAGGTGGCCCGGTTGCTCGATGAGATGGAACAGAACGATTTCGGCTGGTCCCGTATCGGCCGACCGGCATTTGACTATAACGTGCTCCGCGGGCATGTTGGCATCGATGAGGTACGCCGTGAAGACGCTCCCGCCGAACGCGCTTGATGACCTCCTGACCCGTGCACGCCCGGCCGAGGGCGCGTCCCCGAACATCCTTCGCGTACTCCATGCTATCCACGATGTGTGCGGATTTATCGATCCAGGACTTATCCCGGCTATCGCTCGCTCGCAAGGGGGCACCGAGGCCGAGGTGGCCGGTGTGTTGTCCTACTATCCTTCGCTGAATACTCAGCCGGTCGGGCGACATCGAGTTCAGGTATGCCTTGGCGAGTCCTGCCTTGCCAATCGATGCGATCGAGTGGTGGAGGTGATTCAGTCAAAGCTGGGGATCGATTTGGGCCAGACGACGTCCGATAGCCGGTTCACGCTTGAGCCGGTGTCCTGTGTCGGCAATTGTGCGGTGTCGCCGAGCGTGCGAATCGACGGAGAACTACACGGGCGGGTCCGGCCTAGCGATGTCCCTGGCCTTCTGGATCGTTATCGATGAGCCGCATCAGACTCTACCTTTCCAACGACACCTCATCTTGTGCGGCCGGAGCGGAACGCCTCGCCGAGGCTTGGCGTTCACGGTCCGACGTTGAGCTAGTCCGAACGTCTTCCCGCGGCGCGTTCTTTCTTGAGCCGATGGTCGAGCGCGATAGTCCTGATGGGCGCCTGGCCTGGTGCCAGGTGGCGCCCGCCGATCTTCCCAGGATTCTGGCAGGCGACGGCGGCGTTCCGGTTTCCACTATTCCATTCCTTGCGAAGCAGACGAGACATACGTTCGCCTCATTTGGCGTGACCGAGCCCTTGTCGACGGAGGCGTATCAGGCGCATGGCGGTCTTGCCGGTCTTCGTGCCGCGCAGCAGGTGAGTCCTGCGGCCATTATCCAGGAGATCAAGACGTCTCGATTGCGCGGACGGGGGGGCGCTGCCTTTCCTGTGTGGAAAAAGTGGGAGGTCGCTGCCGCGACCACGGCGGACCGCAAGTACGTGGTCGCCAATGCCGATGAGGGCGATGCGGGAACCTACTGTGACCGGATGATCATGGAGGGCGATCCGTTCCGCCTGATCGAAGGCATGCTGATTTGCGGGCGGGCCATCGGGGCGCAGGCCGGTTACGTCTACTGCCGACGGGAGTACCCGACCGCCACAGCCGGCTTGCATGCGGCCATTCGGGCGGCGGAGGCCGCCGGGTGGCTGGAAATTGACGGGCGGCGGTTCTCCATCGCGGTGGTGTCCGGAGCAGGTTCCTATGTGTGCGGCGAAGAAACGGCCCTATTGGAATCGCTGGAAGGGCGGCGCGGTGTCGTGCGTGCGCGGCCTCCGCATCCGGCGCAGTCCGGTCTCTACGGCCGGCCGACGATTGTCAGTAACGTCCTCACCTTTGCCACGATCCCGAATATCCTCGCGCGGGGTGGAGCCTGGCATGCGTCGATGGGAACAGAGGGTTCGCGCGGCACCGCAGTCCTTCAACTCGGCGGACGGGTGAAGCAGCCGGGACTCATTGAGATTCCGTTCGGTCTCACGCTCCGTGAGGTGCTCGATCAATTCGGACAGGGAATGGCAGATGGCGCGCGCCTGAAGGCCGTGCAGGTCGGAGGACCGCTCGGCAGCCTATTTGCGGACGCGCAGTTGGATATTCCGATCTGTTTCGATGCGTTTGCCAAGGCGGATGCGATTCTCGGTCATGGCGGTATCGTCGTGTTCGATGACGAGACCGATATGTTGGAGCTCTCCCGGCATCTGATGGCCTTTGTGGCGGATGAGTCCTGCGGGAAATGCGTGCCTTGCCGTATCGGATCTCTGCGGGCGCGCGAGATCCTTGAAACGGTTCAAGCGGGGCAGGCGACGGAGGCGGATTTGGCCCTGCTGACTGAGCTGGGCGATACGATGAAGGCAACCAGCTTGTGCGGACTGGGATCGCGAGCTCCCTATCCGGTGCTGTCGGCCTTAGAGCAATTTCCCGTGGATTTTCGCAGCCGGGTGCGATCATGAGTGATTCAATATTGATGACGATCGACGGCTCGCCGGTGACGGCGCATGCAGTCGATACGGTATTCACCGCTGCCAAGCGGGCGGGCTTGACGATCCCCGGCCTCTGCACCTCTGACCATCTTGCGCCATTCGGGTCGTGTCGGCTCTGTGTCTGTGAAGTGGAAGGACAGAAAGGGACGCCGGCCTCCTGCACGATGCCTGTACAGGCCGGTATGGCGGTGCATACGCAGACCGACCGGCTGGTTCGGCTGCGACGGAACGTGACGGAACTCTTGCTGTCAGAGCAGCCGACAGATGGGACGTTGCCTGCCGTGCTCCAAGAATTGGCGCGGTCGGTGGGCCTCGACCATGTTCGGTACCGCCAGCCGACTGTCCGGGATCAAGTACGGGACAGCTCGAATCCGTTTTTTACCTTTGATAATGCCAGATGTATTTCCTGCGCGCGCTGCGTGCGGGCGTGCGACGAGATCCAAGGGACGTTCGCCCTCACGATGGTGGGGAGGGGATTCGGTGCCAGGCCGATGGCCGGCGCGGCTTTCTACGGGGACGCTTCCACGGGGTTTGCTACCTCAAATTGCGTGTCCTGCGGGGCTTGCGTGAAGGAATGTCCGACCGGTGCTCTGGTCGAGAAGACCGTACAGCAGCATGGTCACCCAACGGAGACTGTCCGCACGACCTGCGCCTATTGCGGTGTGGGCTGCATTTTCGACGCCGGTCTTCGGGACGGGCGGGTGGTGACGATGGTGCCGGCCGATGACGGACCCTCCAATCACGGTCATGCCTGTATGAAGGGGCGATTCGGCTGGACCTATATCTATGCAGAGGACCGGCTGAAGACGCCGATGTTGCGCACTGGAAACACCTGGCAGTCTA is a genomic window containing:
- a CDS encoding NAD(P)H-dependent oxidoreductase subunit E: MKTLPPNALDDLLTRARPAEGASPNILRVLHAIHDVCGFIDPGLIPAIARSQGGTEAEVAGVLSYYPSLNTQPVGRHRVQVCLGESCLANRCDRVVEVIQSKLGIDLGQTTSDSRFTLEPVSCVGNCAVSPSVRIDGELHGRVRPSDVPGLLDRYR
- a CDS encoding NADH-ubiquinone oxidoreductase-F iron-sulfur binding region domain-containing protein; its protein translation is MSRIRLYLSNDTSSCAAGAERLAEAWRSRSDVELVRTSSRGAFFLEPMVERDSPDGRLAWCQVAPADLPRILAGDGGVPVSTIPFLAKQTRHTFASFGVTEPLSTEAYQAHGGLAGLRAAQQVSPAAIIQEIKTSRLRGRGGAAFPVWKKWEVAAATTADRKYVVANADEGDAGTYCDRMIMEGDPFRLIEGMLICGRAIGAQAGYVYCRREYPTATAGLHAAIRAAEAAGWLEIDGRRFSIAVVSGAGSYVCGEETALLESLEGRRGVVRARPPHPAQSGLYGRPTIVSNVLTFATIPNILARGGAWHASMGTEGSRGTAVLQLGGRVKQPGLIEIPFGLTLREVLDQFGQGMADGARLKAVQVGGPLGSLFADAQLDIPICFDAFAKADAILGHGGIVVFDDETDMLELSRHLMAFVADESCGKCVPCRIGSLRAREILETVQAGQATEADLALLTELGDTMKATSLCGLGSRAPYPVLSALEQFPVDFRSRVRS